Proteins from a genomic interval of Halopseudomonas litoralis:
- a CDS encoding energy transducer TonB: MSIQMRRPRWRRFLTLLGFMGGAAVASTGPEPGGTTDVHPSLYWDAYARFAGTVFQGYLDEETEINLRFHQFLHQQAERVGRTPEPVTLRVWLDEQGSVVRVSASPLGNAQADQDLMQILMAKPLPTAPPAGMPMPLLVSLKLLQKV, from the coding sequence GTGAGCATTCAGATGCGCCGTCCTCGTTGGAGACGTTTTCTAACGTTACTGGGCTTTATGGGCGGTGCTGCAGTGGCATCCACTGGCCCTGAACCTGGCGGTACCACAGACGTTCACCCATCGCTCTACTGGGATGCGTATGCCCGTTTTGCGGGAACCGTCTTTCAGGGTTATCTGGATGAGGAGACTGAAATCAATTTGCGGTTCCATCAGTTCCTGCATCAGCAGGCCGAACGCGTTGGGCGGACGCCTGAACCCGTGACGCTGCGCGTCTGGCTGGATGAGCAGGGCTCTGTTGTCAGGGTGAGCGCATCGCCGTTAGGCAATGCTCAGGCCGATCAGGATCTGATGCAGATTCTCATGGCAAAGCCTCTCCCCACCGCACCCCCGGCGGGCATGCCCATGCCTTTGTTGGTTAGTCTGAAACTGCTGCAGAAGGTATGA
- a CDS encoding LysR family transcriptional regulator, giving the protein MSSSHSDVGSLSPKLAALLRTQLFGDDHATRYFLTVVRRGGFSMAARSLGLRYSTLRNEITRLEEHLDMRLFHSTNGRAKLTLEGEQLFQLSEKLLDENATTAMYGEQSDLVLSIPTLVLEGFLYRELISILRENSGLKVSLVDDAPEMQETADLVIWLQEPRDGNELRRKLTQPRQLSTLSFSPYVTERMTRGRAVPAGLEDMEHFMTVQYDGYESFSCFGEWNDFIAQRRHSAIHVDSPQAQWQMIRWANCIGLLPDKSAYLNSGVRRLPAFLDTALELDVWSGLNTRSAHIPDARMIAKRVSRVFRSQ; this is encoded by the coding sequence ATGAGTTCCAGCCACTCTGATGTCGGGAGTCTCTCACCCAAACTGGCTGCACTGCTGAGAACCCAATTGTTTGGCGATGACCATGCCACGCGGTATTTCCTGACCGTTGTGCGCCGGGGAGGATTTTCTATGGCGGCACGGAGTCTGGGGCTGAGATATAGCACGCTGCGCAACGAAATCACCCGGCTTGAAGAACACCTGGATATGCGTCTGTTTCATTCAACGAATGGACGAGCCAAATTGACATTGGAAGGCGAACAGCTGTTCCAGCTCAGCGAAAAGTTACTGGACGAAAACGCAACGACCGCTATGTATGGCGAGCAGTCGGATCTGGTGCTGTCTATTCCCACACTGGTTCTGGAAGGGTTTCTGTACCGGGAATTGATCTCAATATTGCGCGAAAACTCAGGTTTGAAAGTGTCACTGGTCGATGATGCGCCTGAGATGCAGGAAACCGCCGATCTGGTCATCTGGCTGCAGGAGCCGCGGGACGGTAATGAGCTGCGGAGAAAGCTGACCCAGCCACGACAGCTATCGACACTGAGCTTCTCTCCCTATGTCACCGAGCGCATGACCCGGGGCCGCGCGGTACCTGCAGGGCTGGAGGACATGGAGCATTTCATGACGGTTCAGTATGACGGGTACGAGAGTTTTTCGTGCTTTGGGGAATGGAATGACTTCATTGCACAACGTAGACACAGCGCAATTCATGTCGATTCCCCGCAAGCCCAGTGGCAGATGATTCGGTGGGCCAATTGCATCGGACTGTTACCTGATAAATCAGCCTATTTGAACAGCGGAGTGAGGCGTTTGCCGGCATTCCTGGACACCGCATTGGAGTTGGATGTCTGGTCGGGACTCAATACCCGCAGCGCTCATATTCCTGATGCACGAATGATTGCTAAACGTGTTTCTCGAGTATTCCGCAGCCAATGA